One stretch of Enterobacter sp. RHBSTW-00994 DNA includes these proteins:
- a CDS encoding DUF1656 domain-containing protein, producing MTFSYRSAGLPLQDLIVGASVYFPPLFKAALLGFLIWLVAHRLLRDWMYSGEIWHPMLMDLSLFALSVCLGLAVLIVW from the coding sequence GTGACGTTCTCTTATCGCTCCGCAGGGTTACCTCTTCAAGATCTGATCGTCGGCGCATCCGTATACTTTCCTCCCCTGTTTAAAGCCGCCCTGCTGGGATTTTTGATTTGGCTTGTTGCACATCGTCTACTGCGTGACTGGATGTATTCCGGTGAAATCTGGCATCCCATGCTAATGGATCTTTCCCTGTTTGCCCTGTCCGTGTGTCTTGGCCTTGCCGTATTGATTGTGTGGTGA
- the slyA gene encoding transcriptional regulator SlyA, protein MKLESPLGSDLARLVRVWRALIDHRLKPLELTQTHWVTLHNIHQLPPEQSQIQLAKAIGIEQPSLVRTLDQLEEKGLISRQTCASDRRAKRIKLTEKAAPIISEMEAVISKTRGEILSGISPAELEMLISLIGRLEQNISELQSRG, encoded by the coding sequence ATGAAATTGGAATCGCCATTAGGTTCTGATCTGGCAAGGTTAGTACGCGTCTGGCGTGCTCTGATTGACCATCGCCTCAAACCTCTGGAATTGACACAGACACATTGGGTAACGTTGCATAATATTCATCAGCTTCCACCCGAACAGTCGCAAATTCAACTGGCAAAAGCGATAGGCATTGAGCAACCGTCACTGGTACGTACGCTTGATCAGCTGGAGGAAAAAGGACTTATTTCCCGCCAGACCTGCGCCAGCGATCGTCGCGCTAAGCGGATTAAACTTACTGAGAAAGCGGCTCCCATCATCAGCGAGATGGAAGCGGTTATCAGCAAGACGCGAGGGGAGATCCTGTCAGGGATTTCACCCGCGGAGCTGGAGATGCTCATTAGCCTGATTGGGCGACTTGAACAAAATATCAGCGAACTGCAGTCACGTGGCTGA
- a CDS encoding GGDEF domain-containing protein, protein MILISRYVNNRYVYFSLCCIIVIGILQYSFLELVELVPSFSPLLFPTLTIFLLVFHLFIACFMAMKYWCDRKRLYLIVIALTFSGSTLLMVGTLASFPEWLDLYQFNVINYNDAMIFFMFRHIMMAVLIIVAAVLYTVRDFPLSRLAHVSIISVASLFTVCMVVLAWCYSSHSSLLTLDLVDNETRQFMVLWSQVINIILIILWIVTLVTLMIITRLRNLFWVGGNFLCVCYIVTLTMLLFGGHAEDIAWYRARLFETVATLLIIFILLYDVFNLYRDSHLKYQQSYQNSIRDPLTRLYNRSYFYDTLNLALSTAKESKPVSVIVSDLDRFKRINDCYGHLQGDKVLQFVSNLLVDSVRPQDIAARIGGEEFVLLLSNTPSEAARQVAERIRVNLSSYDNASSNGQLPEPITISMGVFTATSANVTAEHCVECADKAMYEAKETGRNRVVVYR, encoded by the coding sequence ATGATTCTGATTAGTCGTTATGTAAACAACCGTTATGTCTACTTTAGCCTTTGTTGCATTATTGTCATCGGGATATTGCAATATTCTTTTTTAGAACTGGTCGAACTCGTCCCTTCGTTTTCACCGCTCTTATTCCCGACACTCACCATCTTTTTACTCGTATTTCATCTATTTATTGCCTGTTTCATGGCAATGAAATACTGGTGTGACCGAAAGCGGCTGTATCTTATCGTCATCGCGCTTACCTTTTCAGGCTCGACGCTACTCATGGTCGGTACATTAGCAAGCTTTCCCGAGTGGCTTGACCTGTACCAGTTCAATGTCATCAATTATAACGACGCCATGATTTTCTTTATGTTCCGCCATATCATGATGGCCGTATTGATTATCGTTGCAGCCGTACTTTATACCGTCAGAGATTTTCCGCTGTCACGACTGGCGCATGTTTCAATTATTTCCGTCGCATCTCTTTTTACCGTATGTATGGTTGTGCTGGCGTGGTGTTATTCCAGCCATTCTTCATTGTTAACGCTGGATTTAGTTGATAATGAAACCCGGCAATTTATGGTTCTCTGGAGCCAGGTTATCAATATCATTTTGATCATCTTATGGATTGTTACATTAGTAACCCTGATGATTATTACCCGTCTGCGCAATCTGTTTTGGGTGGGCGGAAACTTTTTATGTGTCTGCTATATCGTGACATTGACCATGCTGTTATTTGGTGGTCATGCAGAAGATATTGCCTGGTATCGCGCCCGTTTATTTGAAACGGTTGCGACATTACTCATCATTTTCATTTTGCTTTATGATGTTTTTAATCTCTACCGCGATTCCCATTTGAAGTACCAACAGTCTTATCAAAACTCGATTCGCGATCCGCTTACACGCCTCTACAATCGCAGTTATTTTTACGACACGCTAAACCTCGCACTCAGCACAGCGAAAGAGTCAAAACCTGTGTCTGTGATCGTCAGCGATCTTGACCGCTTTAAGCGAATCAACGATTGCTACGGACACCTCCAGGGAGACAAAGTCTTGCAGTTTGTCTCAAACCTGCTGGTGGACTCGGTAAGACCACAAGACATCGCCGCGCGGATTGGGGGAGAAGAGTTTGTTCTGCTCCTGAGCAATACGCCTTCAGAGGCTGCACGTCAGGTTGCAGAGCGTATTCGCGTAAATTTAAGCAGCTATGACAACGCCAGCAGCAACGGACAACTCCCGGAGCCGATTACCATCAGTATGGGCGTGTTTACCGCAACATCCGCAAATGTCACAGCAGAGCATTGCGTTGAATGTGCCGATAAAGCGATGTACGAGGCTAAAGAGACAGGTCGAAACCGCGTCGTGGTCTATCGATAA
- the slyB gene encoding outer membrane lipoprotein SlyB, producing MILRVLGVSLIGLTLAGCVNNDSLSGDVYTASEAKQVQNVTYGTVVNVRPVQIQGGDDNNVIGAIGGAVLGGFLGNTVGGGTGRSLATAAGAVAGGVAGQGVQGAMNKTQGVELEIRKDDGNTIMVVQKQGNTKFSSGQRVVLASNGSQVTVSPR from the coding sequence ATGATTTTACGTGTACTGGGCGTTTCGCTGATTGGATTAACTCTGGCTGGTTGTGTGAATAACGATTCCCTTTCTGGCGACGTTTACACCGCTTCCGAAGCTAAACAAGTTCAAAACGTGACTTACGGTACTGTTGTTAATGTGCGTCCTGTTCAGATCCAGGGTGGCGATGACAACAACGTGATTGGCGCAATCGGTGGTGCAGTATTGGGCGGCTTCCTGGGTAACACCGTCGGGGGTGGCACAGGCCGTTCTCTGGCAACAGCAGCAGGCGCAGTCGCTGGTGGTGTCGCAGGCCAGGGGGTTCAGGGTGCAATGAACAAAACCCAGGGCGTAGAGCTGGAAATCCGTAAAGACGACGGCAACACCATTATGGTTGTTCAAAAACAAGGCAACACCAAGTTCTCATCCGGCCAACGTGTGGTACTGGCCAGCAACGGCAGTCAGGTTACTGTTTCTCCACGATAA